A single Triticum dicoccoides isolate Atlit2015 ecotype Zavitan chromosome 2A, WEW_v2.0, whole genome shotgun sequence DNA region contains:
- the LOC119353359 gene encoding pentatricopeptide repeat-containing protein At2g32630-like, translating into MASVPEARPAPLAAFASLLAARRFGAAKSMLPSLLTPTLLAVPFADLAAGSLPRAAPRHAVAAFHDMLFRAYADAGVPERAAEALDLTVSRLGSLDPRSLTSSLLSLRRTGHLLPAAELLRKALASCPGSITPLSASVVVDGFCKAGRMDDARRLLDEMPSHGVKLNACCYNSLLDTYTRQKNDGRVAEVLKEMESGGVEPTVGTYTILVDGLSMAGDISKVESVFDEMKRKNVAGDVYFYSAVINAYCRAGNVRRASEVFDECVGNGIEPNERTYGALINGFCKIGQMEAAEMLLKDMQVRGVRHNQIVFNTMIDGYCRHGMVDKALEIKAVMERMDIQLDVYTYNTLACGLCRVNRMEEAKKLLHIMTENGVESNYVSYTTLISIHSKEGDMVEARRLFRDMEGKGSRPSVVTYNVMIDGYIKNGSIREAERFKKEMEKKGLVPDVYTYAAIVHGHCVNGKVDVALRLFEEMKLRGAKPNVVAYTALISGLAKEGRSEEAFQLYDNMLAAGLTPDDTLYSMLVGSLHTDKRKHEIP; encoded by the coding sequence ATGGCGTCCGTCCCGGAGGCGCGGCCGGCGCCGCTCGCCGCCTTCGCGTCGCTCCTCGCCGCGCGCCGCTTCGGGGCGGCGAAGTCGATGCTCCCGTCCCTCCTCACCCCCACCCTCCTCGCGGTCCCCTTCGCCGACCTCGCGGCCGGCTCCCTCCCGCGCGCCGCGCCGCGGCACGCCGTCGCGGCCTTCCACGACATGCTCTTCCGCGCGTACGCAGACGCGGGCGTCCCCGAGCGCGCGGCCGAGGCGCTCGACCTCACCGTCTCCCGCCTCGGCAGCCTCGACCCGCGCTCGCTCACCTCGTCGCTGCTCTCGCTCCGCCGGACCGGCCATCTGCTCCCCGCCGCCGAGCTCCTCAGGAAGGCGCTCGCTTCCTGCCCGGGCTCCATCACGCCCCTCTCGGCCTCGGTCGTCGTCGACGGCTTCTGCAAGGCCGGCCGCATGGACGACGCCCGCCgcctgctcgacgaaatgccaagcCACGGCGTGAAGCTCAACGCGTGCTGCTATAACTCGCTGCTCGACACCTACACGCGCCAGAAGAATGATGGACGGGTCGCGGAGGTGCTGAAGGAGATGGAGAGTGGAGGCGTGGAGCCGACTGTCGGGACGTATACGATCCTTGTCGATGGTTTGTCGATGGCTGGCGATATCAGCAAGGTTGAGTCCGTGTTTGATGAGATGAAGAGGAAGAATGTCGCAGGCGATGTCTACTTCTACAGTGCGGTCATCAATGCGTATTGTCGGGCTGGGAATGTGCGGAGGGCGTCTGAGGTGTTCGACGAATGCGTTGGCAATGGCATCGAGCCGAATGAGCGTACTTATGGAGCATTGATCAATGGGTTCTGCAAGATTGGGCAGATGGAGGCTGCTGAGATGTTGCTGAAGGATATGCAGGTGAGAGGAGTAAGACATAACCAAATCGTTTTCAATACGATGATTGATGGGTATTGTCGCCATGGCATGGTGGACAAGGCCCTGGAAATTAAGGCAGTCATGGAGAGGATGGACATCCAGTTGGATGTCTATACATACAACACGCTTGCGTGTGGGCTCTGCAGGGTGAATAGAATGGAAGAGGCCAAGAAGCTACTGCATATCATGACCGAGAATGGAGTTGAGTCAAACTATGTCAGCTACACCACGTTGATCAGCATCCATTCCAAGGAGGGTGACATGGTAGAGGCAAGAAGGCTGTTCCGAGATATGGAAGGTAAGGGGTCAAGACCGAGTGTCGTAACCTACAATGTCATGATTGACGGGTACATCAAGAATGGGAGCATACGTGAAGCCGAGCGGTTCAAAAAGGAGATGGAGAAGAAAGGGCTTGTTCCAGATGTATACACTTACGCAGCAATAGTTCATGGGCACTGTGTCAATGGGAAGGTGGATGTGGCACTGCGGTTGTTTGAAGAGATGAAGCTGAGGGGTGCCAAACCTAACGTTGTGGCATACACAGCTCTGATATCAGGTCTAGCAAAGGAAGGCAGATCAGAGGAGGCCTTTCAGTTGTATGACAATATGTTGGCAGCTGGATTGACTCCAGATGATACTCTATATTCTATGCTTGTTGGAAGCCTCCATACAGATAAAAGAAAACATGAAATCCCATGA
- the LOC119353360 gene encoding actin cytoskeleton-regulatory complex protein pan1-like, whose translation MAETAAATPPPAPPPATRPKLSGGLEPLDARIKELTSSQGELLARIQKLKQDVQKWRSDVEAQVKTCHNELVEVKEGLASEVQHLKSDIKEIRAALQEEKASSKTEQARKTQDQVLKTGDEQTEQQTAVQA comes from the exons ATGGCGGAGACCGCCGCCGCGACTCCGCCTCCTGCTCCACCGCCAGCGACCCGCCCG AAGCTGTCGGGTGGACTGGAGCCGCTGGACGCGCGCATCAAG GAGCTGACCTCGTCGCAGGGGGAGCTGCTGGCCAGGATCCAGAAGCTCAAACAG GACGTGCAGAAATGGCGCTCCGACGTTGAGGCGCAGGTCAAGACCTGCCACAAC GAGCTTGTGGAGGTGAAGGAGGGCCTCGCTTCTGAAGTGCAGCACCTGAAATCC GACATCAAGGAAATCAGGGCTGCTCTCCAGGAAGAGAAGGCAAGCTCAAAAACGGAGCAAGCCAGGAAGACACAAGACCAGGTACTCAAAACCGGTGATGAACAGACGGAGCAACAAACAGCGGTGCAAGCATGA